One bacterium genomic region harbors:
- a CDS encoding YfiR family protein, translating into MNRRRMQSNHWMIRFLLLPFILPLLTSPALPQSPTEYQVKAAFLYYFAKFIEWPHGIFPAESTPIFIGILGEDPFELELDETIRGKTANGRELFVKRSEELSELKNCHILFISSAEKERIPYILDSLRGLSILTVSETDNFIEEGGIVNFVIIQNRVQFEINLQAATGAKLKISSKLLNVARTIRSNAG; encoded by the coding sequence ATGAACCGGCGACGCATGCAATCGAATCATTGGATGATCCGTTTCCTACTGTTACCCTTCATCCTGCCACTTCTTACAAGTCCAGCACTTCCACAATCGCCCACTGAGTATCAGGTCAAAGCTGCCTTCCTTTATTACTTTGCAAAATTCATCGAGTGGCCGCATGGTATTTTTCCTGCCGAATCAACTCCAATTTTTATTGGTATCCTCGGAGAAGATCCTTTCGAACTGGAGTTAGATGAAACAATTCGCGGTAAGACTGCAAATGGAAGAGAATTATTTGTGAAGAGATCTGAAGAACTTTCGGAATTGAAAAATTGTCACATTTTGTTTATTAGCTCTGCGGAAAAGGAGCGTATTCCCTACATTCTTGATTCTCTAAGAGGCCTCAGTATTTTGACAGTGAGTGAAACTGACAATTTTATCGAAGAGGGCGGCATTGTAAATTTTGTGATCATACAGAATAGAGTTCAATTTGAGATCAACTTGCAAGCAGCAACCGGTGCGAAACTGAAGATCAGTTCAAAACTTC